The sequence AGCAGTGCGAGTTTCGGCTCCAGAACAAGAAGTTGGAGGATCTCGAGTTTCTTCTTCTCGCCACCCGAAAATCCGCGGTGCACGGGCCGGTCCTCCCAGGAAGGATCGATCTTGAGGAGCGCGATCTCCTGCGCCAGGCGATCATGAAATTGCAGGGGGGTGAGCTTTTTCTTCTGCGCCGTCAGTGCGGCGTACAGAAACTGACGAACACTCACCCCGGCGATTTCGCGCGGGTGCTGAAAAGCCAGAAAGAGCCCGGCCTGCGCGCGCTCATGGGGGGCCAAACTCAAAAGATCTGCTCCTGCAAAACGCACTTTTCCCGCAGAAACATGCAGGTTGGGGTGCCCCATCAGCGCATGGGCGAGCGACGATTTGCCCGCACCATTCGGCCCCATGAGTACATGAAGTTCTCCGGGCCGGATGGCGAGCGACACGCCGCGAACGACTTGTTTACCGGCCACGGATACGTGGAGATCCTGAAGCGAAAGAATGGGGCTGCGCTGAACCATACGAAAAGTATACAGGGGGAAAAGACGAAAAATCTCTACATTGCAGCGCACAATTCCTGCATACTGCCGACATGCCAAAAATCACCTTTATCGTGAACGGTCAGCAAAAGATCGTAGATGCCCAGCCAGAAGAGACGATTCTGCAGGCAGCGCAGGCCAATGCCATCCCTATGGAGAGCGCCTGCGGCGGTAATGGGTTCTGTACCACGTGCAAATGCCATGTGCGCGCGGGCATGGAGCATGTAAGCCCCCCCAACGAACGCGAAGAAATGATGGGCATGGGCAATGACGAACGCCTGGGCTGCCAGGCCACGGTGAAAGGGGATGTGACAGTGGAACTGGAAGCGATTTAAGTCCGCGCGAGTGCAGACAATTTCTCCTTCACGGATTCGTCGTACGGCTCCAGTTTGTTGATGCGGCGGTACACCTCTCCGGCCTGGTCGGCGTGCCCCAATTGCAAATAGCACTCTGCAAGAAGGTGGAGGAGCGTCGTATCGCGATTCAGGCGCACCACTGCTTTCTCTATAAGGGGCACTGCCTCTTCGTAGCGTTGCGCGGCAATGCATGCGCGCCCGAGTGCGGCGCTGCGGTCGGGCGATTTGGGATCGCGATTCAGAGCCTCCTGGTAGGAATGGCACGCTTCCACATACTTGCCCTGCCGGTAGTAGGCCAATCCGAGATTGGCAAAGTAGGACACATCATCGCGGTGTTGCAGAAGCTCGCGGTACATCGCCTCGGCTTTGTGATCGCGATCGGTGAGAAGGTAGAGCTTGGCCAGCTGGGCCTGCACATCGAAAGCCTTTGGATTGATCGTGAGCGCCTGAATGAAGAGGCGCTCGGCCTCGTCGTACTTGAGTTGGGCCAGGGCCTTCTCTGCGTCACGCGTGAGTGAGCGCACCTGTTGCATTTCAATCGCCGACACCCGGGGACTCTTGCGCGGCTTTTCGATAACAGTCTCTTCGAGAATGACAGCCCCACGCTCCCCGGCAGACTCCGTGCGCTTGCAGACACTCCGCACAAACCGGCGTACCGCATGGTGACGGACGAGCACGCGCCCGCCCAGAATCAGGCAGATTCCGAAGAGAGAGCCGAAGAGGACGTAGACGTAGACCATACAAATGAATGATTGACTCCGCTCCTTCTCTCCCCCGCAGGGAAGAGACAGAGTGAGGGGACCGCAGGGTAGGATCTGAAGTGCAAGAAGATCCCTATCAAGCGGCAAAAGAGGCTAGCATCCGATCCGCAGACGGGCAAGGCTGTAAGGGAAGAATCCCCTCACGAGACGCGCAAAGCAAAGCGCTGTGTCATGAGCCCGCGGTGCGCATTGGTCCTCAGGCCCTGAGCCAGCTCGTGGAGGGCATGTACCCATGCTCCGGACGCAGGAGATTGCTCGCGAAGCGCCAGAGCGAGGTGGAGGAGAAGTTGATCGGCCTCCTCGCCGCGTTCCGTCAGCGGATCAAGGATCTGCAGGCGCTCTTTGAGCGAACGCGTGCGCCAGAAAGATACGGCTTTTGTGTGCACAAGCCGATGAATGCGAAGCGCCTCCGGATCATGCTTGAGTTCCTGCGCAACGCCAGGGGCACCCTGCGCCAGATGCAGGATGAACTGCCGGTCTTCCTCGTTCACTCCATCGAGGAGCGGAAGCAACTCGGGACGGGAGAGCGGATGGAAACGAAACACGCGCATGCGCGAAACGACGGTGGGGAGGAGCGACGAAAGTGCTTGGGTGGTAAAGATGAAGACGAGAGAAGGCGGCGGCTCCTCGAGAATTTTGAGGAGGGCGTTGGCCGCTTCGGACTGCATGCGTTCTGCTGAGCGGATGATGCAGCACCGGTACTTTCCGGTCGCTGTCTCCTGCAGTCTCTCCTGCAGTGCACGAATATCATCAATGCCGATCGTATCGGTCTTCACTTTCTTCTTTTCACGTTCCTGCTGCGGTGCATTGGATGTCTGCGCGATCGTGCCCCAATCTTCGCACTGATCGGCAATCCAGAGCTGGTCCAAAACGAAGAGATCGGAGTGCGTCATCCGTTCGCAGGCATGACGTACGTGCTCTTCTGCTTCTTCAGGCACACCGGCACTGAGCAGCCGGAGCGCGAACCATCGCGCCAGCGTCATCTTGCCCAGATGCCGCGGCCCCGCGAAGAGATAGGCATGGCTGACATTCTCCGTTTCAAGATCATGCTCCAGCTGCGCGCGAACGGCGTGATGGCCGACGATATCCTTAGGCCTCAGCATGGGAAACCATGGTACCACCTTTTAAAACGTCTCACGCTCCCCGACCGTGGCACTTCTTGTATTTCTTTCCGCTGCCGCATGGGCACAGATCGTTGCGCCCCACATGATCCACCTTCAGGACTTTTGCGGCAGAGACGGGCTTGGAAGGAGCTCCTAGATGATTCTGAATGAGCATGGCACCACTTCCTGATTCATTATTCTTCATTCTTAATTCTTCCGTCCCGACACCGGTCTTCTCCAGCTCCCCCTCAATCTGATCCGCATTGGTCTGCAGGTTTTGGAGCTCTTCCTGCCGTTCTTCCAGCGCCGCGCGCGCCGCGAACTGCGCGAAGTCGACCTGCAGCAGCGTGCGCACGATTGTGGAATCAATGGTGGCAATGAGCTGCTGGAACCGCCTGAATCCCTGATCCTTGTACTCGATTAATGGATCGCGCTGGGCATAGCCGGCGAAGGCCACCTGTTCCCGCAGATGCGACATGTCGTCGATGTGATCCATCCAGTGCGTGTCGATCGACCGCAGGGTGATGATGCGCTCCGCCTGTGCCACGGTCGCCGGCTGCTCCTCTTTGCACTTGGCCTCGTAGAACGATTGCGTCAGCTGCACCAACGCCGCTGCGAGCTCTTCGGTTACAGAGAAGGAACGCAATTTCTGTTCTGTGGCGACCTCGGCGAACGCGGGATGCAGTGCAACGAGATTTTCTGTGATCTCCTTTGCATTCCATTCGCTGGGATCGATGCTGGACGCGTGGATGGCAGCGAGAGAGCGCATATCCTTTTCGATCGCTGCAAGAACATCTTTATGGAGAGGCTGGGCCTCCACCTCCTCCTCGGGGATGTTGTCGGCTTCGGCCAGACGCTCCAGAATCTTCTGCCGGCGCAGATAGATGATCTGGCGGTGCCTGTTCATCACGTCGTCGTACTGCACCACGTGACGGCGGATGTCGAAGTTGTGACCTTCCACTTTCTTCTGCGCACCTTCGATGGAGCGCGAGACCATGCCGTTTTCGAGCGGCACATCATCGGGAACCTTCAGCCGTTCCATCATGGCTTTCAAGCGGTCCCCGCCGAAGAGACGCATGAGATCGTCTTCCATTGAGACGAAGAACTGGCTTTCTCCGTTGTCCCCCTGGCGTCCGGAACGGCCGCGCAGCTGGTTGTCGATGCGCCGCGCTTCATGCCGCTCGGTGCCGAGGATGCACAGGCCACCCAGCCCCGCCACGCCCTCGCCCAGTTTGATGTCGGTTCCGCGTCCCGCCATGTTCGTGGCAATGGTGACTGAGCCTTTCTGCCCTGCCTGCGCCACGATCTCCGCTTCTTTTTCGTGATGCTTGGCATTGAGCACCTGGTGCGGCACTTTCTCCTGCTCGAGAAGCGCACTCATGGCCTCTGATTTCTCAATGGAAGTTGTGCCGATGAGAATCGGCTGCCCTTTGGCGTACTT is a genomic window of Candidatus Peribacter riflensis containing:
- a CDS encoding Fe-S cluster assembly ATP-binding protein, with the translated sequence MVQRSPILSLQDLHVSVAGKQVVRGVSLAIRPGELHVLMGPNGAGKSSLAHALMGHPNLHVSAGKVRFAGADLLSLAPHERAQAGLFLAFQHPREIAGVSVRQFLYAALTAQKKKLTPLQFHDRLAQEIALLKIDPSWEDRPVHRGFSGGEKKKLEILQLLVLEPKLALLDETDSGLDLDALRVVADGLHALRARHASFAALLVTHNVRFLTILHPDHVHVMLAGTIVESGGPALARALEREGFARYRNKKSS
- a CDS encoding ferredoxin, 2Fe-2S encodes the protein MPKITFIVNGQQKIVDAQPEETILQAAQANAIPMESACGGNGFCTTCKCHVRAGMEHVSPPNEREEMMGMGNDERLGCQATVKGDVTVELEAI
- a CDS encoding DNA polymerase III subunit delta': MLRPKDIVGHHAVRAQLEHDLETENVSHAYLFAGPRHLGKMTLARWFALRLLSAGVPEEAEEHVRHACERMTHSDLFVLDQLWIADQCEDWGTIAQTSNAPQQEREKKKVKTDTIGIDDIRALQERLQETATGKYRCCIIRSAERMQSEAANALLKILEEPPPSLVFIFTTQALSSLLPTVVSRMRVFRFHPLSRPELLPLLDGVNEEDRQFILHLAQGAPGVAQELKHDPEALRIHRLVHTKAVSFWRTRSLKERLQILDPLTERGEEADQLLLHLALALREQSPASGAWVHALHELAQGLRTNAHRGLMTQRFALRVS
- a CDS encoding translocase binding subunit (ATPase), giving the protein MGAIDFLNKFLGDPNEKELKKLRPIVQQVRAAGQDPSIKALTLSDLPKKTQAFRDRVAKGETLDALLPEAFATAIRACELLKESGRKATLGKQEFVWDMVPFDVQIIGGAVLHQGNIAEMRTGEGKTLVCTLPVYLNALTGKGVHVITVNDYLAKRDSTWMGILYEALGLTVGTIVHEKTNDERKAAYACDVTYGTNNEFGFDYLRDNMVTSLQRQVQRGLNYAIVDEVDSILIDEARTPLIISQPAEESTDKYRQYSMLVGQLQENIHYNKDEKQKTAVLTEEGVKKMEQLLGLENIYTEKGFSEVHHIEQALRAHAMYQRDVDYVVKDNEIIIVDEFTGRLMEGRRYSHGLHQAIEAKENVEVQRESKTLATITFQNYFRLFEKLAGMTGTAKTEEEEFETIYKLRVIIIPTNKPMVRDDKADAIYRTVEAKFRAVAKIAQEKYAKGQPILIGTTSIEKSEAMSALLEQEKVPHQVLNAKHHEKEAEIVAQAGQKGSVTIATNMAGRGTDIKLGEGVAGLGGLCILGTERHEARRIDNQLRGRSGRQGDNGESQFFVSMEDDLMRLFGGDRLKAMMERLKVPDDVPLENGMVSRSIEGAQKKVEGHNFDIRRHVVQYDDVMNRHRQIIYLRRQKILERLAEADNIPEEEVEAQPLHKDVLAAIEKDMRSLAAIHASSIDPSEWNAKEITENLVALHPAFAEVATEQKLRSFSVTEELAAALVQLTQSFYEAKCKEEQPATVAQAERIITLRSIDTHWMDHIDDMSHLREQVAFAGYAQRDPLIEYKDQGFRRFQQLIATIDSTIVRTLLQVDFAQFAARAALEERQEELQNLQTNADQIEGELEKTGVGTEELRMKNNESGSGAMLIQNHLGAPSKPVSAAKVLKVDHVGRNDLCPCGSGKKYKKCHGRGA